One genomic window of Burkholderia diffusa includes the following:
- a CDS encoding GMC family oxidoreductase, whose product MSTQRALEGEFDYVIVGAGTAGCVLANRLTEDPEIRVLLLEAGGKDDYHWIHIPVGYLYCIGNPRTDWLYKTQPEAALNGRALSYPRGRVLGGCSSINGMIYMRGQREDYDSWAQETGDAGWSWDSVLPIFKRSEDHHAGASDAHGAGGYWRVEKQRLRWEILESFAQAAQQTGIPATDDFNRGDNTGVGYFEVNQKRGVRWNTSKAFLRPAMARPNLTVITGAHAQRVIFDGRRAVGVEYRGGGTDYVARARAEVLLTSGAVNSPQLLELSGIGAGARLQALGIDVVQDLPGVGENLQDHLQLRMAFRVEGVRTLNTLSAHWWGKLMIGAEYALLQRGPMSMAPSQLGAFAKSDPDDPALTRPDLEYHVQPLSLERFGEPLHSFNAFTASVCHLRPSSRGSVHIASPDAHVAPSIAPNYLSTDHDRHVAANALRLTRRIASAPALARYRPEEILPGTRYQTEAELIEAAGAVGTTIFHPAGTCRMGRADDERAVVDSRLRVRGIAGLRIVDASVMPFITSGNTNSPTLMIAERASDMIRADRRAARDATQVRTEAAMTAA is encoded by the coding sequence GTGAGTACTCAACGCGCGCTCGAGGGCGAATTCGATTACGTGATCGTCGGCGCGGGCACCGCGGGCTGCGTGCTGGCGAACCGCCTGACCGAGGATCCCGAGATCCGCGTGCTGCTGCTCGAAGCAGGCGGCAAGGACGACTATCACTGGATTCACATCCCGGTCGGCTATCTGTACTGCATCGGCAATCCGCGCACCGACTGGCTATACAAGACACAGCCCGAGGCGGCGCTCAACGGCCGCGCGCTGTCGTATCCGCGCGGCCGCGTGCTCGGCGGCTGCTCGTCGATCAACGGGATGATCTACATGCGCGGCCAGCGCGAGGATTACGACAGCTGGGCGCAGGAAACCGGCGACGCCGGCTGGTCGTGGGACAGCGTGCTGCCGATCTTCAAGCGCAGCGAGGACCACCACGCGGGCGCGAGCGATGCGCACGGCGCGGGCGGCTACTGGCGCGTCGAGAAGCAGCGGCTGCGCTGGGAGATCCTCGAATCGTTCGCGCAGGCCGCGCAGCAGACGGGCATCCCGGCGACCGACGATTTCAACCGCGGCGACAACACCGGAGTCGGTTATTTCGAAGTGAACCAGAAGCGCGGCGTGCGCTGGAACACGTCGAAGGCGTTTCTGCGGCCCGCGATGGCGCGCCCGAACCTGACCGTGATCACCGGTGCGCATGCGCAACGCGTGATCTTCGACGGGCGGCGCGCGGTCGGCGTCGAGTATCGCGGCGGCGGCACCGACTACGTTGCGCGCGCGCGCGCCGAAGTGCTGCTGACCTCCGGCGCGGTGAATTCGCCGCAGCTGCTCGAGCTGTCGGGCATCGGCGCGGGCGCGCGCTTGCAGGCGCTCGGCATCGACGTCGTGCAGGATCTGCCGGGCGTCGGCGAAAACCTGCAGGATCACCTGCAATTGCGGATGGCGTTTCGCGTCGAAGGCGTGCGCACGTTGAACACGCTGTCCGCGCATTGGTGGGGCAAGCTGATGATCGGCGCCGAATATGCGCTGCTGCAGCGCGGGCCGATGTCGATGGCGCCGTCGCAGCTCGGCGCGTTCGCGAAGTCTGATCCGGACGATCCCGCGCTCACGCGCCCCGATCTCGAATATCACGTACAGCCGCTGTCGCTCGAGCGCTTCGGCGAACCGCTGCACAGCTTCAACGCCTTCACGGCGTCCGTCTGCCATCTGCGGCCGAGCTCGCGCGGCAGCGTGCATATCGCGAGCCCCGATGCGCACGTGGCGCCGTCGATCGCACCGAACTACCTGTCGACCGACCACGATCGCCATGTCGCGGCGAATGCGCTGCGCCTCACGCGCCGGATCGCGTCCGCGCCCGCGCTGGCGCGCTACCGGCCCGAGGAGATCCTGCCGGGCACGCGGTACCAGACCGAAGCCGAACTGATCGAAGCGGCGGGTGCGGTCGGCACGACGATCTTCCATCCGGCCGGCACATGCCGGATGGGACGCGCGGACGACGAGCGTGCCGTCGTCGACAGCCGGCTGCGTGTGCGTGGCATCGCCGGGCTGCGGATCGTCGATGCATCGGTGATGCCGTTCATCACGTCGGGCAACACGAATTCACCGACGCTGATGATCGCCGAGCGCGCGAGCGACATGATCCGCGCGGATCGACGTGCTGCGCGCGACGCGACGCAGGTGCGAACGGAAGCGGCGATGACGGCTGCATGA
- a CDS encoding ABC transporter ATP-binding protein: MILGDTILETRGLTKEFRGFTAVNGVNLRVRRGAIHALIGPNGAGKTTCFNLLTKFLTPTAGQIVFNGIDITDERPAQVARRGIIRSFQISAVFPHLTALQNVRIGLQRALGTEFHFWRSERTLRRLDDRAMDLLTQVGLTDFAHVPTVELAYGRKRALEIATTLAMEPELMLLDEPTQGMGHEDVDRVTALIKKVASGRTILMVEHNMNVIAGISDTITVLQRGEVLAEGSYAEVSKNPLVIEAYMGSADAALAGAHA; the protein is encoded by the coding sequence ATGATTCTCGGCGACACGATTCTCGAAACACGCGGACTGACGAAGGAATTCAGGGGCTTCACCGCCGTGAACGGCGTCAACCTGCGTGTGCGCCGCGGTGCGATCCATGCGTTGATCGGACCGAACGGCGCGGGCAAGACCACCTGCTTCAACCTGCTCACCAAATTCCTGACACCGACGGCCGGCCAGATCGTCTTCAACGGAATCGACATCACCGACGAGCGGCCCGCGCAAGTCGCGCGTCGCGGCATCATCCGTTCCTTCCAGATCTCGGCGGTATTCCCGCACCTCACCGCACTGCAGAACGTGCGAATCGGCCTGCAGCGCGCGCTCGGCACCGAATTCCACTTCTGGCGCAGCGAGCGCACGTTGCGGCGCCTCGACGATCGCGCGATGGACCTGCTCACGCAGGTCGGCCTCACCGATTTCGCGCACGTGCCGACGGTCGAGCTCGCGTACGGCCGCAAGCGCGCGCTCGAGATCGCGACGACGCTCGCGATGGAACCCGAACTGATGCTGCTCGACGAGCCCACGCAAGGGATGGGCCACGAGGACGTCGACCGTGTGACCGCGCTGATCAAGAAGGTCGCGAGCGGCCGCACGATCCTGATGGTCGAGCACAACATGAACGTGATCGCGGGCATCTCCGACACGATCACCGTTCTGCAGCGCGGCGAGGTGCTGGCCGAAGGGTCGTATGCGGAAGTGTCGAAGAATCCGCTGGTGATCGAGGCCTACATGGGCAGCGCCGATGCGGCACTCGCGGGGGCGCATGCATGA
- a CDS encoding ABC transporter ATP-binding protein: MKHSEREERELSGVESGTPALEITGLEAWYGESHILHGVDLSVHRGEVVTLLGRNGAGRTTTLRAIMGLTGRRSGSIKVAGNETIGLATHRIAHFGVGYCPEERGIFSSLSCEENLMLPPPIGPREHAMSLDEIYAMFPNLASRRQSQGTRLSGGEQQMLAVARILRTGANLLLLDEISEGLAPVIVQALARMIVALKARGYTVVMVEQNFRFAAPLADRFYVMEHGRIVEHFRSSELEGKMPILHDLLGV; the protein is encoded by the coding sequence ATGAAGCACAGCGAACGGGAGGAACGCGAATTGAGCGGCGTCGAAAGCGGCACGCCCGCGCTGGAGATTACGGGCCTCGAGGCCTGGTACGGGGAATCCCACATATTGCACGGTGTCGACCTGAGCGTTCATCGCGGCGAGGTCGTCACGCTGCTCGGCCGCAACGGCGCGGGCCGTACCACGACGCTGCGCGCGATCATGGGGCTCACCGGCCGGCGCAGCGGCTCGATCAAGGTCGCGGGCAACGAGACGATCGGCCTCGCGACGCATCGCATCGCGCATTTCGGCGTCGGCTATTGCCCGGAGGAGCGCGGCATCTTCTCGAGCCTGTCGTGCGAGGAGAACCTGATGCTGCCGCCGCCGATCGGGCCGCGCGAGCATGCGATGTCGCTCGACGAGATCTACGCGATGTTCCCGAATCTCGCATCGCGCCGGCAGAGCCAGGGCACGCGCCTGTCCGGCGGCGAGCAGCAGATGCTCGCGGTGGCGCGGATCCTGCGCACCGGCGCCAACCTGCTGTTGCTCGACGAGATTTCCGAAGGCCTCGCGCCGGTGATCGTGCAGGCGCTGGCGCGAATGATCGTCGCACTGAAGGCGCGCGGCTACACGGTCGTGATGGTCGAACAGAATTTCCGCTTCGCCGCGCCGCTCGCCGACCGCTTCTACGTGATGGAACATGGCCGCATCGTCGAGCATTTCCGCTCATCCGAACTGGAAGGCAAGATGCCGATCCTTCACGACCTGCTCGGGGTGTGA
- a CDS encoding ABC transporter substrate-binding protein, producing MKMKTLAHACLAVATAAFTAGAAHAADSVKIGFITDMSGLYADIDGQGGLEAIRMAVADFGGKVLGKPIEVVYADHQNKADIAASKAREWMDRGGLDLLVGGTNSATALSMNQVAAEKKKVYINIGAGADTLTNEQCTPYTVHYAYDTMALAKGTGSAVVKQGGKSWFFLTADYAFGKALEKNTSDVVKANGGQVLGAVRHPLSASDFSSFLLQAQSSKAQILGLANAGGDTINSIKAAKEFGITKTMKIAALLMFIDDVHSLGLETTQGLVLTDSWYWNRDAASRQWAQRYFGKMKKMPSSLQAADYSSVTTYLKAVQAAGTTDSDKVMAELKKMKINDFYAKGFIRQDGSMIHDMYLMEVKKPSESKEPWDYYKVLATIPGDQAFGTKQESRCAMWK from the coding sequence ATGAAAATGAAGACCCTCGCACACGCGTGTCTCGCGGTCGCGACCGCAGCGTTCACCGCAGGCGCCGCACACGCCGCGGATAGCGTGAAGATCGGCTTCATCACGGACATGTCGGGGCTGTACGCGGACATCGACGGGCAGGGCGGCCTCGAGGCGATCCGGATGGCGGTCGCCGACTTCGGCGGCAAGGTGCTCGGCAAGCCGATCGAGGTCGTGTATGCCGACCACCAGAACAAGGCGGACATCGCCGCGTCGAAGGCGCGCGAGTGGATGGATCGCGGCGGGCTCGACCTGCTGGTCGGCGGCACGAACTCCGCGACCGCGCTGTCGATGAACCAGGTCGCGGCCGAGAAGAAGAAGGTCTACATCAACATCGGCGCGGGCGCCGACACGCTGACCAACGAGCAGTGCACGCCGTACACGGTGCACTACGCATACGACACGATGGCGCTCGCGAAGGGCACCGGCTCGGCGGTGGTGAAGCAGGGCGGCAAGAGCTGGTTCTTCCTGACCGCCGACTACGCGTTCGGCAAGGCGCTCGAGAAGAACACGTCGGACGTCGTGAAGGCGAACGGCGGCCAGGTGCTGGGCGCGGTGCGGCACCCGTTGTCGGCGTCGGACTTCTCGTCGTTCCTGCTGCAGGCGCAGTCGTCGAAGGCGCAGATCCTCGGCCTCGCGAACGCGGGCGGCGACACGATCAACTCGATCAAGGCCGCGAAGGAATTCGGCATCACGAAGACGATGAAGATCGCCGCGCTGCTGATGTTCATCGACGACGTGCACAGCCTGGGCCTCGAGACGACGCAGGGCCTCGTGCTGACCGACAGCTGGTACTGGAACCGCGACGCCGCCTCGCGCCAGTGGGCGCAGCGCTACTTCGGCAAGATGAAGAAGATGCCGTCGAGCCTGCAGGCGGCCGACTACTCGTCGGTGACGACGTACCTGAAGGCCGTGCAGGCGGCCGGCACGACCGACTCCGACAAGGTGATGGCCGAGCTGAAGAAGATGAAGATCAACGACTTCTACGCGAAGGGCTTCATTCGCCAGGACGGCAGCATGATTCACGACATGTACCTGATGGAAGTGAAGAAGCCGTCGGAATCGAAGGAGCCGTGGGACTACTACAAGGTGCTCGCGACGATTCCGGGCGACCAGGCATTCGGCACCAAGCAGGAATCGCGCTGCGCGATGTGGAAGTAA
- a CDS encoding branched-chain amino acid ABC transporter permease, protein MEIFGIPLPAMLSQLLLGLVNGSFYAILSLGLAVIFGLLNVINFAHGALFMLGAMLAWMGLSYFALPYWAMLVLAPLIVGAFGILIERSMLRWLYKLDHLYGLLLTFGLTLVVEGVFRSIYGSSGQPYDVPSQLAGATNLGFMFLPNYRAWVVVASLAVCLATWFVIEKTRLGAYLRAGTENPKLVEAFGVNVPMMITLTYGFGVALAAFAGVLAAPVIQVSPLMGQPMIITVFAVVVIGGMGSILGSIITGLLLGVIEGFTRVFYPEASATVVFVIMAIVLLIRPAGLFGKEK, encoded by the coding sequence ATGGAAATCTTTGGCATTCCGTTGCCGGCGATGCTGAGCCAGTTGCTGCTCGGGCTCGTCAACGGCTCGTTCTACGCGATCCTGAGCCTCGGGCTCGCGGTGATCTTCGGGCTGCTCAACGTGATCAACTTCGCGCACGGCGCGCTGTTCATGCTGGGCGCGATGCTCGCGTGGATGGGGCTGTCGTATTTCGCGTTGCCGTACTGGGCGATGCTCGTGCTCGCGCCGCTGATCGTCGGTGCGTTCGGAATCCTGATCGAGCGTTCGATGCTGCGCTGGTTGTACAAGCTCGATCACCTGTACGGGCTGCTGCTCACGTTCGGCCTCACGCTCGTCGTCGAAGGCGTGTTCCGCTCGATCTACGGATCGTCCGGGCAGCCGTACGACGTGCCGTCGCAGCTCGCCGGCGCGACCAATCTCGGCTTCATGTTCCTGCCGAACTACCGCGCGTGGGTGGTCGTCGCGTCGCTCGCGGTGTGTCTCGCGACCTGGTTCGTGATCGAGAAGACGCGGCTGGGCGCCTATCTGCGCGCCGGCACCGAGAACCCGAAGCTCGTCGAGGCGTTCGGCGTGAACGTGCCGATGATGATCACGCTCACCTACGGCTTCGGCGTCGCGCTCGCCGCGTTCGCGGGCGTGCTCGCGGCGCCGGTGATCCAGGTGTCGCCGCTGATGGGCCAGCCGATGATCATCACCGTGTTCGCGGTGGTCGTGATCGGCGGGATGGGCTCGATCCTCGGCTCGATCATCACGGGGCTGCTGCTCGGCGTGATCGAGGGCTTCACCCGCGTGTTCTATCCGGAAGCATCGGCCACGGTCGTGTTCGTGATCATGGCGATCGTGCTGCTGATCCGCCCGGCGGGCCTGTTCGGCAAGGAAAAATGA
- a CDS encoding branched-chain amino acid ABC transporter permease, which translates to MQRKVLYGVLLAALLVAPFIGAYPVFVMKVLTFALFAAAFNLLIGYTGLLSFGHAMFLATAGYATGYAIQTLGFTPELGVLVGTFAATLLGLVVGLFAIRRQGIYFAMITLAFAQMVYFIYLQAPFTHGEDGLQGVPRGHLFGLVDLSNDVALYYVVLAVIVAACAFIVRIVHSPFGQVLVAIKENEARAISLGYDTDRFKLLAFILSAGLAGLAGSLKVLVLGFETLSDAYWTMSGLVVLMTLVGGMGTLFGPLLGAALIVALEDRLGDIGEWLASATGIGWFHSLGESATIVTGLIFIACVLAFRRGIVGEMVARVKTLRPS; encoded by the coding sequence ATGCAGAGAAAAGTGCTCTACGGCGTGCTGCTCGCCGCACTGCTCGTCGCGCCGTTCATCGGCGCGTATCCGGTGTTCGTGATGAAGGTGCTCACGTTCGCGTTGTTCGCGGCCGCGTTCAACCTGCTGATCGGCTATACGGGGCTGCTGTCGTTCGGCCATGCGATGTTCCTCGCGACCGCCGGCTATGCGACCGGCTATGCGATCCAGACGCTCGGTTTCACGCCGGAGCTCGGCGTGCTCGTGGGCACGTTCGCCGCGACGCTGCTCGGGCTCGTCGTGGGCCTGTTCGCGATCCGCCGGCAGGGCATCTACTTCGCGATGATCACGCTCGCGTTCGCGCAGATGGTTTACTTCATCTACCTGCAGGCGCCGTTCACGCATGGCGAGGATGGGCTGCAGGGCGTGCCGCGCGGGCACCTGTTCGGACTCGTCGACCTGTCGAACGACGTCGCGCTCTACTACGTCGTGCTCGCGGTGATCGTCGCGGCGTGCGCGTTCATCGTGCGGATCGTGCACTCGCCGTTCGGCCAGGTGCTCGTCGCGATCAAGGAGAACGAGGCGCGCGCGATCTCGCTCGGCTACGACACCGACCGCTTCAAGCTGCTCGCGTTCATCCTGTCGGCCGGGCTCGCGGGCCTGGCCGGTTCGCTGAAGGTGCTGGTGCTCGGTTTCGAGACGCTGTCCGACGCGTACTGGACGATGTCGGGCCTCGTCGTGCTGATGACGCTCGTCGGCGGGATGGGCACGCTGTTCGGGCCGTTGCTCGGCGCGGCGCTGATCGTCGCGCTGGAGGACCGCCTCGGCGACATCGGCGAGTGGCTCGCGTCGGCGACAGGCATCGGCTGGTTCCATTCGCTGGGCGAGTCGGCGACGATCGTCACGGGGCTGATCTTCATCGCATGCGTGCTTGCGTTCCGGCGCGGGATCGTCGGCGAGATGGTCGCACGCGTCAAGACGCTCAGGCCGTCCTGA